The Vigna angularis cultivar LongXiaoDou No.4 chromosome 6, ASM1680809v1, whole genome shotgun sequence genome contains the following window.
AGGATCCATCTGCCATGAGCAAAGTCACCTTGGTTGGCTTGACTTCAAAATCACCAATTCTTTCGAGCAtggataagggcatcaaattaatgcttgaccctaaatcaattaaggccTTCCTTATATTCTCCTTCCCAATAAcacaaggaatagtaaaacttcctggatctttcacttttggaggaagtggtttcTCCAAAATAGCTCTGCAATCTCCCTGTTCATCACTAGTTTCCTGCTTTAGATATCTCTTCTTTAcgaggatttgcttcatgtgctttgcataagcaggaatttgttgcagcGCCTCGATCAAAGgtattttaatctccaatttcttgaagatctCTTTAAAACACTTATGTTGTCTCTCTTTATCAAATTTTTCACTtcccttaggataaggaagaactctttcacttttctcacaatttttctctcccctcttcttttctttctcttttctctcatcctcaccttttctctcttctttttctttcctcttttctaactcaactctctctttcttttcgtCCACCCTCTCATCACATGTActcacaatagctttacactcttccttagggttaacctcagtattaacCCCAAAACTCCAGTCAGGCATATCCTCCAACTTTTTAGCCATTTGGCcaacctgtatctccaaatttttaattgcagcttcagtgctcttgtgcttggagatagtcacctgaataaattgttgaagagtttcttcaagctttgttgaTCTCTCATTTAATGTAGATACTTGTTGCCATAATGATGATTGCTATTGTGGTCTATTAACTTGCCATGCTTGTTCAGCTTGTCCAttctgaccttgacccatgcttgggtgaggtttccacccttgattgaagttcccttgacggtattggaattgattttggaattgattgcccataaaattgacatcttttagggcctccactggaaattgaataaataacttttgtttatagaagtatttaaaattcatttaatttagatatattttcattatatatacaCATAGTTTTAAAACTTTGCAAGGGACATAGACTAAGATATCATATACCATGTGATGAGAGAAATTAAGAAGGGTTCTCACACACCACGACATATgtacatatgaaaaaaaaataaaagtatcaatttttattatttattatatttaatcttatgTTTCAcaatttattaacattaaatatcttattttataaaaagaaactaaaaatccACGTAATTCTCTTAaatgttcattttttataaaaataattaaaaatttggaagaagagACACGTAGAATAAGATATCATGTATCGTGTGATGAAAAACTAAGAGAATTCTCAAACACAATTACATGGGTAGATATGTAATTTTAGATGTAATAAACTTACATTAATCCATTATTCTTAAATTTACTTGTAAATATAAGTTTTGTTTATTAGATCATACGTTAGCCTCTCAtgagtttaaaaatattcaaccttttaaaagttatttgaaattaatattatgatcttctttatatctttatttaagTTCTTTCACTCTATTTTATGTATCTTACacactttatttaatttttttattattttgtacatATATTTAGATGtgtgatataattttattactctAAGGTTAATATATAACTGTTATTTtacttgataactttttgggGAGTTAGATTTGGTgattctattttaaataattttttatttattaaatatagaaCAACTAGGTTGGGAGAAGAATATTTACTTTAATCTCTTTATTCGTATTATAATCATCATACTTGATAAATAATTCGTATTAatgttatgattaaaaaaattactcaaTTATTCTAAAGTTAATTAAGAACTCAAGAAACTTTAGTCATTCTTTTCTATTGATGACTTAGTCATACTTTCTAACACAAGGGTTAGAAAGGTCACTTGCTCTTTGGAGTctttaattaaatgatttagTCTCTTAAAAACTTACCTAAAATGCATGGATGCTTTCAGTACTTGACTTATTCGGATATAATCATACATCACTTTCCTACCTTAATTCAACCAGTAATGGGCTGCTGCAACTTCTCTTTATTTAGACAAATAGTTTTGTTTCTAcaaaatctaaaagaaatacaaattgGAAAAGAAAGTACGAAGAAATGAGAAATTCAATAGTATGATTATAACAAACTAATTCATACCATAGTAGCAAAAAGTGGAAAATAAATGGATAGACGtgtatacatttatttatagttaattatGCAACTCGATAACCCAAAGTTTTCCTTTTTGGCTCAAAGACATATTTGAGCAATGAGTCCCTTACAGGCAAAAGTTCAGGAAATTCCTTCTGCAGTTGTGATGCATCCATTTCATTAGTACTCGGAGAAGGGAATTGACCCTGTCGTCCAACTGTAAAATTAACCCATTTAAAACTAGGATCAATATATTCCTTGTACATCTCAAGAATCTCATTGCAGGTCACAATACCAGGGTTTGTGAAGTTCCAAATGCCCCTGCAATTCCTTTTGGCCATCTCAATTGAAATGGGCACAAGTTCATCCAAAACAGTGATGCTGTTTGGCATGTTGACCACTTTATCAGAACTTGTTATCTTACTGATGAAGTTATGTGGGTTGCTGAGATCAGATGACACTGGCAATTGGATTCTTAGGGTGCACACATTGTCATATTCCTTTAGCAACTCTTCAACCTAAAACCATATGGTGACAAAAACCAAAGTTAGTGATCATGCAAAAATTGCAACAGAAATCGGAAAAGGAATAAACAGTGTGtgcaagtttttctttttaacataCCTTGGCTTGCGTTCTGAAATAGAAAGCATCAGTGGAGTTTTTTGTGTCTTCCAAATTACCACCAAAGGCATAATTCATCATTGGGAGACCATGGTCTTTGCAAACATGTGCCAATGTTAACACACCAACAACATTTGCTCGTATGGCTTCTGATTTATGAGCTTCAAACCATTTCAAATTCAGTGCTCCTGTCACCCCAGAAGCATTGAAAACATGAGTTGGTTTACTGGTGTTTATGTCAGCCAATATTTGTGATTGTGATCCTTCATCTAAACGTGCTTTGCCATATTCAAAGGGTATCCCTTGCTTCTCGCAAATATTTCCTACAAGCCCCCCAATCCACCCTGCACCACCATAGATCAAGAACTTCACAGATTGCTTTCGTGGTGACGCATTGCTTCTTATAGTTGGAACAACCATTTTGTTCTGGTTGGCATGGTTTGCATCGACATTGGAAGCATTTTTGCTCATTTCTGTGCTATCATAGTACTTCTCAACTCCTGGCATAGTGAGCATTCTTGGATGAGGAAGCAAAGCACCAGAAACATCACCCCACCAATCAGGATTCTTCACATACCAACTCAAGGTTTTCCTTAGCCCCTCTTCCCAAGTAGTGCTCTCAGACCACCCCAAATTCTTCAGCTTTTCATCATCCAAGAAGTACCTTTGATCATTGAAAGGCCTATTCTCCACAAACTTGACACGGGTTTCAGGATCCAAGTTGAAAAGCCTGCATATGTCTCTTGCCACATCAATCACCCTCCTCTCTTTCTTTGTCCCTATATTATAAACATGTCCCACCTCACCCCTATGGAGAATGATCTCAAATGCCTCAGCCACATCTTCACAATAGAGATAACTCCTGACATTGGAGCCATCCCCGTGAATTGGAAGAATCCTTCCTTTCATGGCCAGGAGCAAGAACTTTGGAATCAACTTCTCAGGAAACTGATTAGGCCCATAAACATTGTTCCCTCTTGTGGTTATAACAGGCAAACCATATGACCTACCATATGCCATGACAAGCATTTCAGCACCAGCTTTTGTGGCAGAATATGGATTGGTAGGTAACAGCTGAGAAGCCTCATGGTTTCCCACCACTGCATCCTCATCTGTCTCCCCATAAACCTCATCAGTGCTCACATGGATGAACCTCTTCACTTGGCCACCAGAGACTTTGCAAGCCTCCAGCAACACATGTGTGCCATAAATGTTGTTCTGGGTGAACTCAAAACTGTTTCCAAAGGAGTTGTCCACATGGGTTTGTGCTGCAAAGTGCATGATAGTGTCAATAGACTCGGTGAGGAGAATGTAGTTGACCAAGTCAGCACTACCAATGTCTCCCTTTATGAacttgaaattttgagatgaaCGTGAGGGCATCAGGTTCTTCAAATTTGAACAGTAATCGAGCTTGTCTAGGACAACGATTTTGTAGTCAGGATAGTTCCGGACTATTCTGTTGCAGACATGAGATGCAATGAACCCTGCTGCTCCTGTGATGAGAATGTTCTTTGGCTTGTAGGTGTTGGCCATATCTGCATAACTTTTGTGCAAAGCAATGCAAGTTCTTGTCAGATATATCTGTCAAACAAGTTTGTCTTGTCGTGTTCAATCATTTCACACAACAATTCCTAAGAATGTTTAGAACAACCTCTTACCCCCTACCCTGAGGCCAAATACATGTAGCAGAACACTTTCTTTCTGATAGAATTTATCAGAATTACATGTTTTGATGATCTTAAGTCAGAAGACCTAGTCTGAGGCTAAATACATGAAGCAGAACACTTTATTTCTGCTCAAATTTATCAGAATTCACAAGTTTTGATGATCTTAAGTCAGAAGAAGAAGTTATAAAAGTTGAAGTTATATACcattaaaatttttagtttttgataaatttttgtcAATAACAGCTAGAGAGTGTGTGAGAGAAATTATTAGACAGTGTCccttacatttttaaaaatataatcacttttactttattagaattagaaattagtctagaaaaataatttataagaaattttctAGATAGAATTTTCAGAATGTCAAAACATTTTGAAAGTGGGTTGTAAAAGGACATTTTCAATTGAAactttacaaaagaaaaaagaatgctAACACTGAGAAAATGAAAACcattttaatttggttaagaGAATCAAACTtgatttcaattaattttcttataaaaaccaaaaattaatcataacaacacaacaTTTTCTTATGTTGCTTTAAACACGTTAGATATTCCatatcgactaaagataagatcaatttataatttataagtggTGCAGATCTTACTTTATAATCCTTCTTTATAGAGttaagttagatttaaagttcaTTTCTAACAAAAACACTTAACAAGACTCAACAAGAACCAGCCATGCTTCGTAAGCAAAGACCAGAGGCCAGAATGAACAATGAAACAGAGAATAACTACAATCTTACATTAACATACGAAACAAAAGGCATAATCAAGTGAATTGAAAAGTGGGATATGGTTAACTTACAGAGGCTCCTCAGCCACAACAGCAAAACGATCAAAATGAAAGTTTGGTTGAAAATAAATGAAGGAAAAAGAGTGTTGTGAACAAAACTTATTTCACCATGTgtgtatttatagtttataacaataataatagtttttaataGTATGATTCTCATAGTTTCATCACTCTCATGGATCACGAGTTACgtttttatattcttaatatctttttcttatttttttatcaacaatctTTGTCCATAAGCGTTAATCAACGTATCTATTGTGGCACGAGGAACATAATTTTGAATATCTTCACACGTGGAAAACTGTTATGCAACGCTAAAAGCATAAATAACATGAATGGactaaaaatatagaaatgataaacataaatattaattgataataaaaaattaaaggggGTAGTGGCTTTTTTTTTCACACACTCACTTTACcatttttttagttgatttttaaagtttattaaaggctataaaattattaaaaaaagagttCTTAATAGAAAAGTatgtctaatttttttataataaatttcaacCACAGAAGAAATTATGTTGAAAAGAATATGTTGTTAATAATCTTGGCATATTAGGGGAAAATTGAGAAAATTCTATAGTTATTAGTATATTATTCTAATAAGATTATAGGTTTGTGAGATTTATCGTTGATCATATTTTCGTAAAAGTAGTTAAATGTTTTTgactaaatttattatatttgaaacattttctttatggagatgattataaaaattactttaacagctagtataattatataatctCCACAACTATAATATGTATGTAtagtattaataataaataatgtagaaataataaagagtgtagaaatAATAAGTGGATGatataaaaaatgagaattatATATGCAAGGTTTTAGCACAGTATTAATTTGAATTCAGCTATTAACATTGTCAAAAACTTAAATAGTTCATAATGCTTCtagaaaatcaataaataaaaaatgacttttttgttttgaataatttgtttgaatttttttatagttcttttacgattttatttttatatttttctgcaTGGGTTTGGTTTGACCCGatgcttttgtttttgtttttcttttttatgatacATTTTTATCTGATGAAAAATTATAGATGAATTTTAAGGTctttatctaattaaaatattcaccTTCATAAGTTTCTTTACTTActaacaaataatatttcaaatgtcATATTACTCATTATTATAAACATCAATCATTTaaacattctattttaacattttattgaaataaattatcaattttataataaaaatagtaagtTAGAATATACATCCTTTTAGGCTAGGTTAAAACATGATTGACAAATCAAGAGAGTGTCACTTGAGTAATGTTACCTTAAGCAATATTCTTAAATTTCGATTTCCTATTAGTTcaaaaatacatatacataaAAAGAGCCATAAGTTTCAATGTACAATTCAGCAATTCATCAACAATTACAACAATACACAagtcaataaataaattacaatttaagaTGATTTCTCTTGGCAAAATTAGTCCCGAGGTACCAAAAATTCCTTAAATCTAGTGAAACACACCAAAAAGTTCTATCAtgagttaaattaattaagataatCTCCTTTCTCAACCGaccaaatcaatcaataattCAAACAGTAATGGAAATAGAATTCAAACACTAATAGAAATAGAATTCAAACACTAATAGAAATAGAATTTAgaaatttggaataaaaaacATTCCAAATAAAAACTTGTTcagataaaaattattcataacaaGTCAACTAATATATAatggaattttattttgaaacaaatgagaattaaaataaaaagttgggAAAAAATAATTGAGGGAATAAAGAGTTAGAAACAAgtgggagaagaagaaaaataaaagaaaagaataatgaaTCTAGCCTACGAACAAGTCATAAATGGTTTGAGGAAAAATATTTGTActgctaaatttttttttcccaAACACTATATTTTTAAGGTTATTGAACATCATATAAGAAATGTTTAACATTAACTTGATTTAAAATACTTTCATTCTTTCAATATAAATAGCTTTACTTTATTAATTCAAGGAAACTGTAAGTAAATGGTGTGAATTATCGATACcttaaaacatacaaaatttgGGAGCcgtgtttaaattttaaaacattaaatcggagtgaaaaattaaatttggtaatTAGTTAATAACTATGTTTTAGTAATAGAGAAAGATCAATATAACACTTTGTATTTTTAGATTGTTTACTTTTTCTACTTTCGTTAGCTTACAATCAGtatttgtaaattatattttaaataataaatacatttttgaaGTTATGAAATTTATCATGTATCTTTAATATTAACGTTTTCAATGTAAATTACTTACATATATATGTCGACATTTACGGATTGTGTATACTTAACACAATCTTACTTATAACTtatcaatgaaaataattatttattattctataaaaagtttgtgtattagaaatttagaaatattaaataaaagtgtgatttattaaaacaaatgttCGGcattataaagatattttttcttaagtATAATATTTTCCTAAAACATTAAACCATTACTAGAAGTGTTATATATAAATCTATACTACAATGTATTatactaattatattaaaaaaaaaaaaagacactgGACATTAAAATAGACAAATCATATCTACCTTtacataacttttatttaatgaagatttatttcaatactactttttcttttctcatatcaatctttaaaatattgtatttaaattaatgcttaaacataatatttttaacctgtcaatttataagtattatattttttattgtttgaataattgtattactttatttattttaaaatatgagtaCCATAACCACGAgtgtttgataaataaataaaataagcgTGTTGCGCGTGGTCTTCGACAACATGTTATATAGTACATCAAGTCCACGTCAGACTCtctaaacttttaaattatctcttaaacactaaaattcgaactttatttttttattaagaaaaatttatgacgatagttgataatttttttaacacgAAATTTGTAAATGCAGAACTATGCTCAGTCTGTGAGTCTTCtggtatttttcttttcatacacattttaataaataaaatagaaataattataaattaaaattagcttGGAtgcaaattaatttattattagaatataacATGGAAACGAAAGTTCTCCATTTGTGTCTTCTCATTCCGTtataacaacaaaatattttgttttgttttgtgagTTGTTCCttcttgttattttattttgttttgatgtGTGTAATGGTATAATAGGTACTATAAATGCTTCTTTGTATTACTATTTTAGGGAGTTTATCggtaatgaaataaatatatgttatttagcttttattatttatttaagatagTATGAGAAACATCTTTCACATGATGAtacctattttttttctttaaccatATTTCTTTCTCATGGTTGATTCTTTTCGATTTCATCGTTTCACACCtcaaatcaaatttttcttttttagttgaAGCACTCAATGAACCATCTTCGTTGAAGACAACAAAATGAACATGTCATTAAATCTCAAAACTTCAAATATTCCTTATTAACCAATCAATTTCTCCACAATATCTCTTTGATCAAGATAATAATGTCAATCAAACATATAAAGTTTAGGACACGATTACGGGTATTTTATTTTCGAAATGAAGGTGTATGTTTGCTAATTTCATATTAACCTTCGCTAAGTCGTTCTTATAACGACGAAATgagacatgtttttttttttcaaacaaaaccATTATTGGTGAACTCCCATGTATAGATAACCTTGTCCCACATAATGAACATGTTGATAACACTCTTGAAGGTCTATCACAAGAATATGCACCGATGTTCACTAATATTGAAAGCATATACAAGATTCCTGTTGTTGCTAAAGTGGAACCTCTCTTTCTTCTAAATTAATGTCAAACCAATCcgtttcaaaaaaattattatttttccttagATTAATCATATTCAAGtttactataataaaatattacattatcgACAAAATGTTActgatgaaaaaatatatatcagtAAAATAGTATACATAGAGAGattttattaatagaaaaaacaattgtctgtatgataattattaatagattttattaatgaaaaaaaaaatcgtcaCTAAAACAAATGTAATAAACAGACTTTACAGATGAATTTTAGGACTttaatttcatcaataataaatttgtagGTAAACTTAGTTgccaatttaaattttttattatagatgaAATATAGAATTAGCATCAAAGTTCTCTTTAGGCTTGGATCACACAGTAGTATgtaattgaatttttgaaaatatgccATAAATTTGTTTTGGATTGACTCGGGTTAATTTTTAACCTCAAACTAACTCAATTCGTCCTTTAACCTGAATTAATTTGCATTAACTTTTAATATGACTCAAATCGATCTTTGACTTAAGTTGATCCAACTTGACCTTTAACACGGGTTGACTCGGAACCTTAGTCCATTCGGTTCAACCTTTCCTTCAGGTGGACTTGATTCTACTATGCTCAAGTTGGCTCACGCTAAATAAAGATCATTCGGTTCGATTCATCttgatcaataaaatatttcataacttGTGGaatttcaattcttttttttttaatttcaaattctattattttaattatttgaaataccTTCTtaaaatttctcaattttaattttattttaatttctaa
Protein-coding sequences here:
- the LOC108341842 gene encoding trifunctional UDP-glucose 4,6-dehydratase/UDP-4-keto-6-deoxy-D-glucose 3,5-epimerase/UDP-4-keto-L-rhamnose-reductase RHM1; amino-acid sequence: MANTYKPKNILITGAAGFIASHVCNRIVRNYPDYKIVVLDKLDYCSNLKNLMPSRSSQNFKFIKGDIGSADLVNYILLTESIDTIMHFAAQTHVDNSFGNSFEFTQNNIYGTHVLLEACKVSGGQVKRFIHVSTDEVYGETDEDAVVGNHEASQLLPTNPYSATKAGAEMLVMAYGRSYGLPVITTRGNNVYGPNQFPEKLIPKFLLLAMKGRILPIHGDGSNVRSYLYCEDVAEAFEIILHRGEVGHVYNIGTKKERRVIDVARDICRLFNLDPETRVKFVENRPFNDQRYFLDDEKLKNLGWSESTTWEEGLRKTLSWYVKNPDWWGDVSGALLPHPRMLTMPGVEKYYDSTEMSKNASNVDANHANQNKMVVPTIRSNASPRKQSVKFLIYGGAGWIGGLVGNICEKQGIPFEYGKARLDEGSQSQILADINTSKPTHVFNASGVTGALNLKWFEAHKSEAIRANVVGVLTLAHVCKDHGLPMMNYAFGGNLEDTKNSTDAFYFRTQAKVEELLKEYDNVCTLRIQLPVSSDLSNPHNFISKITSSDKVVNMPNSITVLDELVPISIEMAKRNCRGIWNFTNPGIVTCNEILEMYKEYIDPSFKWVNFTVGRQGQFPSPSTNEMDASQLQKEFPELLPVRDSLLKYVFEPKRKTLGYRVA